A region of the Candidatus Bandiella woodruffii genome:
ATTGAATTTATAGAAACAATATCCTATTATTCAACTTATAGAGCAGATACTAAAAAGATAAATGTTATCTTCTTGGAACCTAAAGGGCTGTAACATTAAAACATAAAGAGGACATTATGAGTATAGCTGAAAGATTAGAGCAAAAAGCTAATGAAGAATTAATGATTGAAGCTCAAACACTACCTTATGAGAAAGATTTATTTGCCCCCACTTTATCAAAGGAAACATTGGATTTTCATTATGATAAACATCATCTAGGGTATGTAACAAAACTAAACAACTTAATTTCCTCAACTCAATATAAAAACAAGGTATTAGAGAGTATTATCAAAGAGTCTCACAAACTAGGAGATGAAGCTATATATAATAATGCAGCACAGATATGGAATCATGATTTCTATTGGAACTCTTTGGCTATAAAAAGTGGTATGTCAGATACTATATCTTCTTTAATCAAGCAAGACTTCAAAAGCCTAGAGAATTTCAATGACAAAGTTGTAGAAGAGGGAATGCTATTATTTGGTAGTGGATGGCTTTGGCTTGTACAGGATAAAAATACTAAAAAGCTAAGATTAATTACCACTTCAAATGCAGAAAATCCACTAACATCAGATTTAATCCCAATTTTAACAATAGACTTATGGGAGCATGCATATTATATAGATTACAGGAACGATAGAAAATCTTATTTAACAAAAATTGTTGGATACTTAAATTGGGATTTTGCAGATAAAAATTTAATTAATTAACACCTCACCTCATGACCATAAATTACATAAACACTCAAACAGAAGCCAGAAGAAATAGCTACGATTTTGGCCTTAGAAAATATTTAATCTCAGTATATCAATATATGTCTTTTGCACTTGCATTAACTGCAATTATTGCAATGGGTGCAGCTAGTTCGCAAGATTTTATGTATTTAGTACATGGCTCAGGTCTAAAATGGGTTGTAGCATTTGCTCCACTTGGGATGGTTTTTTATATGGGAAGTAGACTAATGTCTATGAGCCAAACTGCAGCGCAGACCTGTTTAATGGTATTTGCTGCACTTATGGGATTATCTTTATCATCAATATTTATAGTCTTTACTGGTGAATCTATAGCTAGAGTATTTTTTATCACTGCATCTACTTTTGGTGCTATGGGTATATATGGTCATA
Encoded here:
- a CDS encoding superoxide dismutase, with protein sequence MSIAERLEQKANEELMIEAQTLPYEKDLFAPTLSKETLDFHYDKHHLGYVTKLNNLISSTQYKNKVLESIIKESHKLGDEAIYNNAAQIWNHDFYWNSLAIKSGMSDTISSLIKQDFKSLENFNDKVVEEGMLLFGSGWLWLVQDKNTKKLRLITTSNAENPLTSDLIPILTIDLWEHAYYIDYRNDRKSYLTKIVGYLNWDFADKNLIN
- a CDS encoding Bax inhibitor-1/YccA family protein; translated protein: MTINYINTQTEARRNSYDFGLRKYLISVYQYMSFALALTAIIAMGAASSQDFMYLVHGSGLKWVVAFAPLGMVFYMGSRLMSMSQTAAQTCLMVFAALMGLSLSSIFIVFTGESIARVFFITASTFGAMGIYGHNTKRDLSSMGSFLMMGAVGLLISGVVNIFLKSSAIYFISSVIGVVVFTLFTAYDTQRIKSLYYQNQGNEQVASKLAIYGSLTLYMDFINLFVFLLQLLGAKRND